In Chloracidobacterium sp., one genomic interval encodes:
- a CDS encoding ABC transporter ATP-binding protein codes for MLELRNITKTFGSVIANNDVSLTVHKGTIHAIVGENGAGKSTIMRIAYGFYNADSGEILVDGKPVSIKTPHDAIALGIGMVHQHFMLVDTMTVAENIILGAETGSAASLDLEKANHDIKALSDKLRLGVDPRAVIEDLSVGQQQRVELLKALYRNAELLILDEPTAVLSPQEVDEFFNILRRMKEQGKTIIIITHKLDEVLAISDEVTVMRDGRAVGNVATSETNAKELARMIVGRDVLLRVEKTKAEPAGTVLEVKELSVEGKHGLAVDGVSFSVRAGEIVGIAGIEGNGQTELIEALAGLTKPSSGSFDFNGRDVTRLSARHLKELGIAHIPEDRHKRGLLLESDLAENAILGVHYRPPIASSAGFLSNAAIAGRVGEIIRDFDVRPSDPTLAARSLSGGNQQKLIIGREFELHPKLLLVSQPTRGVDIGAIEFIHRKLIGLRDAGTAVLLVSAELEEVTALADRLLVIREGKIVGEVDPLVTSTEDIGLMMTGG; via the coding sequence ATGTTAGAGCTTAGAAATATCACAAAGACCTTCGGCAGCGTTATCGCGAATAACGATGTTTCTTTGACCGTTCATAAGGGTACGATCCACGCGATCGTCGGCGAGAACGGCGCCGGAAAATCGACCATCATGCGCATCGCGTACGGCTTTTACAATGCCGACAGCGGCGAGATCCTGGTTGACGGCAAGCCGGTCTCGATAAAGACGCCGCATGATGCGATCGCGCTCGGCATCGGCATGGTGCATCAGCACTTTATGCTTGTCGATACGATGACCGTTGCCGAGAACATAATCCTCGGTGCCGAGACAGGTTCGGCGGCAAGCCTCGACCTTGAAAAAGCTAACCATGACATAAAAGCGCTCTCTGACAAGCTGAGGCTTGGAGTCGATCCGCGGGCCGTGATAGAGGATCTGTCCGTCGGGCAGCAGCAGCGTGTTGAGCTGTTAAAGGCACTATATCGAAACGCCGAGCTGCTTATCTTGGATGAGCCGACCGCGGTTCTTTCGCCGCAGGAAGTTGACGAATTCTTCAACATCCTTCGCCGTATGAAGGAGCAAGGCAAGACCATTATCATCATCACGCATAAGCTTGACGAAGTGTTGGCCATATCGGACGAAGTTACGGTTATGCGTGACGGCCGAGCGGTCGGCAACGTCGCGACGAGCGAGACGAATGCAAAGGAACTCGCTCGTATGATCGTGGGCCGCGACGTGCTTTTGCGTGTTGAGAAGACAAAGGCCGAGCCGGCAGGAACGGTACTTGAGGTCAAAGAGCTGTCGGTCGAAGGGAAGCACGGGTTGGCGGTGGACGGTGTTTCGTTCTCGGTTCGTGCGGGCGAGATAGTCGGTATTGCGGGGATCGAGGGCAACGGCCAAACGGAGTTGATCGAGGCACTTGCGGGGCTTACAAAACCGAGCTCAGGCTCATTTGATTTTAACGGCCGCGATGTAACACGCCTTTCGGCACGCCATCTGAAAGAGCTTGGTATCGCACATATCCCCGAAGACCGCCACAAGCGCGGCCTTCTGCTCGAGTCCGACCTTGCGGAGAATGCCATACTCGGCGTTCATTACCGCCCGCCTATCGCGTCATCCGCAGGTTTTCTGAGCAACGCGGCGATCGCCGGACGCGTCGGTGAGATAATACGCGATTTTGACGTGCGTCCGTCCGATCCTACGCTTGCGGCGCGTTCGCTCTCTGGCGGCAATCAGCAGAAGCTGATTATCGGCCGCGAGTTCGAGTTACACCCCAAATTACTGCTCGTTTCACAGCCTACCCGCGGTGTCGATATCGGTGCTATCGAGTTCATTCACCGCAAACTCATCGGCCTGCGCGATGCCGGCACGGCAGTGCTGCTCGTTTCCGCCGAATTAGAAGAAGTAACGGCCCTCGCCGATCGCCTGCTCGTAATTCGCGAAGGCAAGATCGTCGGCGAGGTTGACCCTCTCGTAACCTCTACCGAGGACATCGGCCTGATGATGACCGGCGGCTGA
- a CDS encoding type II toxin-antitoxin system death-on-curing family toxin: MATDGPVYLPVEEAISLHIWLMRSWDEIYFGVDRRDLIESALARPKQAAAYDDADLIRQAATMCFGLIKNHPWVGGNKRTATFLMEIFLELNDCELAAEDNEIVDAALKIEAGKWGIDEIEGWLRPHVVPKGD; the protein is encoded by the coding sequence TTGGCGACTGACGGGCCGGTATATCTCCCTGTCGAAGAGGCGATAAGCCTGCATATCTGGTTGATGCGGTCTTGGGATGAGATATATTTCGGCGTAGATCGCCGAGATCTGATCGAGTCAGCCCTTGCACGACCGAAGCAGGCGGCGGCCTATGACGACGCCGATCTTATTCGGCAGGCGGCAACGATGTGCTTCGGCCTAATAAAGAACCATCCGTGGGTTGGAGGAAACAAGAGGACCGCAACCTTCCTTATGGAAATATTTCTGGAGTTGAACGACTGTGAGCTTGCGGCAGAAGATAATGAGATCGTTGATGCTGCTTTGAAAATCGAAGCGGGCAAATGGGGTATTGACGAGATCGAGGGTTGGTTACGCCCACACGTTGTACCGAAAGGCGACTAG
- a CDS encoding BMP family ABC transporter substrate-binding protein, with amino-acid sequence MRYRNIFLIILALMSVWFLSSCSPRVAARRPGCKVNVGIVFDIGGKNDRSFNAAAWEGVKRAEEELNICLFDVEPGNPTSIEPAMRAFAEKNFDLIFGVGFAQGPIMQKVALDYPNIKFAIVDGVIFEKDGKTPLSNVASLVFREHEGSYLVGMIAASKSKTGVLGFIGGMDIPLIHKFATGYAEGAKSVNPNIRIIDNYVGVTDAAWNNPGKGKELALAQIERGADVIFTAAGNSGLGAFDAVEQYGKTNGEANKFVIGVDSNQNGVKPGYVLTSMVKRVDNACYDVVKEVLDGKFQGGFHVFGLDKDGVAYAMDENNRNDRGESLIPGDVILKVEQAKADIISGKIKVTDAMAN; translated from the coding sequence ATGAGATATCGAAATATATTTTTGATCATCCTTGCTTTGATGTCGGTATGGTTTTTGTCGTCGTGCAGCCCGCGAGTTGCGGCGCGGCGCCCGGGCTGCAAGGTGAACGTCGGGATCGTCTTTGACATCGGCGGTAAGAATGACCGCTCGTTCAACGCGGCCGCATGGGAAGGCGTCAAACGTGCCGAAGAGGAGCTTAACATTTGCCTCTTTGACGTTGAGCCGGGAAACCCGACCTCGATCGAGCCTGCGATGCGGGCGTTTGCGGAGAAGAATTTCGATCTGATCTTTGGTGTCGGCTTTGCTCAAGGGCCGATCATGCAAAAGGTCGCGTTGGACTATCCGAATATCAAGTTCGCCATCGTTGACGGTGTGATCTTTGAAAAGGACGGCAAGACACCGCTCAGCAATGTCGCATCGCTCGTATTCCGTGAGCATGAAGGCTCATATCTCGTCGGGATGATCGCCGCTTCGAAATCGAAGACAGGCGTGCTCGGCTTTATCGGCGGAATGGATATACCGCTGATACATAAGTTCGCGACCGGTTATGCTGAAGGGGCGAAAAGCGTGAATCCGAACATCAGGATCATCGATAACTATGTCGGTGTAACGGATGCCGCCTGGAATAATCCCGGCAAGGGCAAGGAACTCGCACTTGCACAGATCGAACGCGGTGCGGATGTCATTTTTACCGCTGCGGGCAACTCGGGCCTCGGGGCGTTCGACGCCGTCGAGCAATACGGGAAAACGAACGGCGAGGCGAATAAATTCGTTATCGGCGTTGACTCGAATCAGAACGGCGTCAAGCCCGGCTACGTACTGACCTCGATGGTGAAGCGTGTTGATAATGCCTGCTACGACGTTGTTAAAGAGGTGCTGGACGGCAAGTTCCAGGGCGGCTTTCACGTTTTCGGCCTCGATAAGGACGGCGTAGCCTACGCAATGGACGAGAATAACCGAAATGACCGCGGCGAATCGCTGATCCCGGGCGATGTCATTCTAAAGGTCGAACAGGCAAAGGCCGATATCATCTCAGGCAAGATCAAAGTTACGGACGCAATGGCGAATTGA
- a CDS encoding thymidine phosphorylase, with translation MRPQEIIARKRDGHALKDGEIAEFVVGLTTGTWADYQITALVMAMILRGLNLREQNSITREMLHSGIVMDLSDIDAPKADKHSTGGVGDKTSLLIAPLAAACGIAVPMVSGRGLGHTGGTLDKLESIPGYNVNLSFKRLKQVMKACGFGLIGQTMQIAPADKRLYALRDATATVPYIPLIVASIMSKKLAEGLDALILDVKTGSGAFIRKPTESIKLAKALCETGRSFGVTTQALVTDMSQPLGKFVGNALEVYECIKILRGDAEPEMLPTLELSVELTAKMLLMCGIATNKADAKDKILSVLRSGEALDRFRRNVELQGGDPRVCDKPDRLLEKKLFTLDIRAASKGYLTAVDTFAVGNAVCMLGGGRVRAEDTVDHTVGFASLKKVGENVAKGDAVGTVYARKADDATAISEMIRSAYKISTEIPKAVKFIRAAV, from the coding sequence ATGCGTCCACAGGAAATAATCGCACGCAAACGTGACGGGCATGCTTTGAAGGATGGCGAGATCGCCGAGTTCGTCGTCGGCCTTACGACAGGCACGTGGGCCGACTATCAGATCACGGCACTTGTAATGGCGATGATCCTTCGCGGGCTGAACCTGCGTGAGCAAAACTCGATCACGCGCGAGATGCTGCACTCCGGCATCGTGATGGATCTTAGCGATATCGATGCGCCAAAGGCGGACAAGCATTCGACCGGCGGCGTCGGCGATAAGACATCGCTGCTGATAGCGCCGTTAGCGGCGGCTTGCGGCATCGCTGTACCGATGGTGTCGGGCCGCGGGCTTGGCCACACGGGCGGCACGCTCGACAAACTCGAATCCATCCCGGGCTATAACGTCAACCTCTCATTCAAGCGATTAAAACAAGTGATGAAGGCGTGCGGCTTCGGGCTTATCGGCCAGACGATGCAGATAGCGCCGGCGGACAAGCGTCTTTACGCGCTTCGCGACGCGACGGCGACCGTGCCGTACATTCCGCTGATCGTGGCGTCGATAATGTCCAAGAAACTTGCCGAGGGACTTGATGCCTTGATCCTTGATGTAAAGACAGGCTCGGGTGCATTCATACGGAAGCCAACCGAATCCATAAAACTCGCAAAGGCTCTGTGTGAAACCGGCCGATCATTTGGCGTGACGACGCAGGCCCTCGTAACCGATATGAGCCAGCCGCTCGGTAAATTTGTCGGCAACGCATTGGAGGTTTACGAGTGCATAAAGATCTTGCGGGGCGATGCCGAACCCGAGATGCTGCCGACACTCGAACTTTCTGTCGAGCTTACTGCGAAAATGCTGTTGATGTGCGGTATCGCAACGAATAAGGCGGACGCTAAGGACAAGATACTTTCGGTGCTCCGCTCGGGCGAAGCACTTGATCGTTTTCGCCGCAATGTCGAGCTTCAGGGCGGCGATCCGCGTGTGTGCGACAAGCCTGACAGGCTGCTGGAAAAAAAGCTGTTCACGCTCGATATTCGCGCTGCATCTAAAGGATATCTGACGGCAGTCGATACATTTGCGGTCGGCAACGCGGTATGTATGCTCGGCGGCGGACGAGTAAGGGCTGAGGATACGGTCGATCATACTGTAGGCTTTGCGTCGCTCAAAAAGGTGGGCGAAAACGTTGCCAAGGGCGATGCGGTCGGCACTGTCTATGCAAGAAAGGCCGACGATGCGACGGCGATTAGCGAAATGATACGAAGTGCCTATAAAATATCAACGGAAATTCCGAAAGCGGTAAAATTTATTCGGGCAGCGGTCTGA
- a CDS encoding VCBS repeat-containing protein has product MRRLKLSIIFALIGGSAALYLLPSRTTSVKGRILDAPLGSPTNVSASDGNYAQKIEVSWETVRDATLYRVFRNDTENYITAVDVGTTEANYFFDTPPAAATPYYYWVRAENGGNVSQLSRGDGGFRAVVTGDPNDFFPLEPPPAPPENPITAAKAYLGKALFWDEQLSSTNTVSCGTCHRPGAGGSDPRTIFNDDRARNPGFDNVFNTADDVFGSPGVIDNNANGLYNWNSLFKFREQVTGRKSPTYLNAGYTRNGLFWDGRAGDVFHDQITNDVLLTAYGGLENQAAGPPVNAGEMGHNGRSWVDVAARIQNVRPLALATHIPPALKNWISGRSYPELFREAFGTPQVTPARIAMAIGTHERTLFSDRTPLDEYAQGISELHPDEDGGRIVFLTNSCIACHGGPLLSDGNYHNIGVRPQFEDRGRGAITGLQDDDGRFRTPSLRNVFLRSPYFHNGKKEAIEGVVEFYRIGGEFNAPNIDRDLIHPLSLTNEQRANLAAFLKRPLTDPRVRDETAPFDRPRLYTESERVPLIHGTGRAGSGARVPDATAIEPPMLGNPNFTLGVSNGLGGAAAKLVIDSADPGVGASVPTIGSFGVYTITLAGTGSGNGYGSIALAIPSDPAFVGRTFYGRWYVTDAGAENGFAVSRLIQFTIFSPVQPGTAFDFDGDGKTDIGIYRPNGVNGSEWWISKSSNDGVFATQFGAATDSVVAADYTGDGKADVAFWRPSTGYWYVLRSEDMTYYATPFGANGDVPVPADYDADGKADTAVFRPSNSTWYINNTTGGTTITGFGAAGDKPVAADYDGDGKADIAVFRPNGANGAEWWIRKSSDNSVFATQFGSSTDKAVPADYTGDGKADIAFWTSGGTWYILRSENLTYYADQFGTTGDVPSPGDYDGDGQADAAVFRPTGSTWYVKRSTAGLLIKQFGSTGDIPVPSIFVR; this is encoded by the coding sequence ATGCGTCGGCTTAAACTCAGCATCATTTTTGCTCTGATCGGAGGGTCCGCGGCCCTATATCTACTGCCGTCGCGAACGACGAGCGTTAAGGGCAGAATTCTCGATGCTCCGCTCGGCTCGCCGACGAATGTTTCTGCGTCGGATGGTAATTACGCCCAGAAGATCGAGGTCTCGTGGGAGACGGTTCGTGATGCAACACTCTACCGCGTCTTTCGCAACGATACGGAAAACTACATTACAGCCGTTGATGTCGGAACGACCGAGGCAAATTATTTCTTTGATACGCCTCCGGCCGCTGCGACGCCCTACTATTATTGGGTTCGTGCCGAGAATGGCGGCAACGTAAGCCAGCTCAGCCGAGGCGATGGCGGTTTTCGAGCCGTGGTTACTGGCGACCCGAACGATTTTTTTCCGCTCGAACCTCCGCCCGCACCGCCCGAGAATCCCATAACCGCCGCAAAGGCGTATCTTGGCAAGGCATTGTTCTGGGATGAGCAGCTTTCATCAACGAATACTGTATCGTGCGGCACCTGCCATCGGCCCGGCGCAGGCGGTAGTGACCCGCGGACGATCTTCAACGATGATCGGGCGCGAAATCCCGGCTTTGACAACGTCTTTAACACCGCTGACGATGTCTTCGGCTCGCCGGGCGTGATAGACAACAACGCGAACGGACTCTACAACTGGAACAGCCTCTTCAAATTCCGAGAGCAGGTAACCGGCCGCAAATCGCCGACCTATCTCAACGCGGGCTACACGCGCAACGGTTTGTTCTGGGACGGCCGCGCCGGCGACGTTTTTCACGATCAGATAACGAACGACGTCCTTCTGACCGCATACGGAGGCCTCGAAAATCAGGCGGCCGGCCCGCCGGTCAATGCGGGCGAGATGGGTCATAATGGCCGTTCTTGGGTCGATGTCGCTGCCCGCATTCAAAACGTAAGGCCGCTCGCCCTCGCGACACATATCCCGCCGGCACTTAAGAACTGGATAAGCGGCCGCTCATATCCGGAGCTTTTTAGGGAAGCCTTCGGTACGCCGCAGGTCACGCCGGCTCGGATCGCGATGGCGATAGGGACGCATGAGCGTACGCTCTTCTCCGACCGCACGCCGCTTGACGAATATGCACAGGGCATTTCGGAGCTTCATCCGGACGAGGACGGCGGCCGTATCGTCTTTTTGACGAACTCGTGCATAGCGTGCCATGGCGGGCCGCTGCTCAGCGACGGAAATTACCACAACATCGGCGTACGCCCGCAGTTCGAGGACCGCGGCCGCGGCGCTATCACGGGCCTTCAGGATGACGACGGCCGCTTTCGCACCCCGTCACTGCGCAATGTGTTCCTCCGCTCGCCGTACTTTCATAACGGCAAGAAAGAGGCGATCGAAGGAGTTGTCGAATTCTATCGTATAGGCGGTGAGTTCAATGCGCCCAATATTGATCGTGACCTGATCCATCCGTTATCGCTGACGAACGAACAGCGGGCTAACCTTGCGGCATTCCTAAAACGCCCGCTTACCGATCCGCGTGTCCGCGATGAGACGGCCCCATTCGACCGGCCGAGGCTTTATACCGAAAGCGAGCGCGTGCCGCTGATACATGGTACCGGCCGTGCGGGCTCCGGCGCGCGTGTGCCTGATGCGACAGCCATCGAACCGCCGATGCTCGGCAATCCGAATTTTACGCTCGGCGTCTCGAACGGTCTCGGCGGTGCTGCCGCAAAACTCGTCATCGACTCTGCGGATCCGGGCGTCGGCGCATCAGTTCCGACGATCGGCAGCTTCGGCGTGTACACCATTACACTCGCCGGAACCGGAAGCGGTAACGGATACGGCAGCATTGCACTTGCCATTCCGTCCGATCCGGCCTTTGTCGGCCGCACATTCTACGGCCGATGGTACGTAACTGATGCCGGTGCTGAGAACGGCTTTGCCGTGTCGCGCTTGATTCAATTCACGATCTTCAGTCCGGTACAGCCCGGAACCGCGTTCGACTTTGACGGGGACGGGAAGACGGATATCGGGATCTATCGACCGAATGGAGTGAACGGCTCGGAGTGGTGGATATCAAAGAGTTCGAATGACGGAGTGTTCGCAACGCAGTTCGGTGCTGCGACAGACAGTGTTGTTGCGGCTGATTACACGGGCGACGGCAAGGCTGATGTGGCGTTCTGGAGGCCTTCGACAGGCTATTGGTATGTTCTCCGCAGTGAGGATATGACGTACTATGCAACACCGTTCGGAGCAAACGGCGATGTGCCCGTTCCTGCGGATTACGATGCCGACGGAAAAGCCGACACAGCAGTGTTCCGTCCGTCGAACTCCACTTGGTACATAAACAACACAACGGGCGGCACTACGATCACAGGCTTCGGAGCGGCAGGCGACAAACCCGTCGCAGCGGACTATGACGGCGACGGCAAGGCTGACATTGCCGTATTCCGTCCGAACGGTGCGAATGGTGCCGAATGGTGGATACGCAAGAGTTCGGATAACAGCGTGTTCGCAACACAGTTCGGTTCTTCGACGGACAAGGCAGTGCCTGCCGACTACACGGGAGACGGCAAGGCTGACATTGCATTCTGGACATCAGGGGGAACGTGGTACATCCTTCGGAGCGAAAATCTGACATATTACGCGGATCAGTTCGGGACGACAGGCGATGTGCCTTCGCCGGGCGACTATGACGGCGACGGCCAGGCAGACGCAGCGGTGTTCCGTCCGACCGGCAGCACTTGGTATGTGAAACGCTCGACCGCCGGCCTTCTGATAAAACAGTTCGGCTCAACGGGCGACATTCCCGTCCCAAGCATCTTCGTCCGCTGA
- the dacB gene encoding D-alanyl-D-alanine carboxypeptidase/D-alanyl-D-alanine-endopeptidase, with protein sequence MKMRSTAAAVLFAAVFVGIVAHGNQISAAAWRSVQVQPTPRPRVVVTSAPTLTPTPTPEAAAPKPTPNATGPTLEELQLKIRQKLFSPDVRRGRVGVKIVSLATGKVVFESDADKYFIPASNMKNFTIATAIERLGPDFKFITDIIGEGPVDPAGTVKGNVRIYGRGDISMSTSFDPAFPSATNYFRALDMVADKLAAAGVKRIEGDLIGDESYFRGFAIPPTWEWDDLAAYYGASISALPMNDNVVDVSIRPGTKGGPCIVSILPSTQLVKIINNCITGSSDTVEINRLIDQNVVEVNGVMTTNAKEKKVAIPFSHIADLYIELLKQRLAAKGIIVTGRAFSVSSPPAVCNGCTNAPTYLLGKVESPPLSYIAAKTMKSSQNMYTETILWALGEESGRKSGGSGPSSALGLAAVKKFLTEIGIPADAVLQYDGSGMSRHDQITPSSVITLYTYMAKSRNAQVWRSSLAVGGADGTLRKRFAGTAAAGNFHGKTGTVDQVSALSGYLKTAGGEELAVSFIVNGVPDTQKRISLIDSIVVDLANFAGKVDQ encoded by the coding sequence ATGAAGATGCGTTCAACGGCTGCGGCCGTTCTGTTTGCAGCGGTATTTGTAGGCATTGTGGCCCACGGCAATCAAATATCGGCGGCGGCGTGGCGATCGGTCCAGGTTCAGCCGACCCCACGTCCGAGGGTGGTCGTTACGAGTGCCCCGACCTTGACGCCGACACCTACGCCGGAAGCGGCCGCTCCAAAACCGACGCCGAACGCGACGGGGCCGACCCTCGAAGAATTACAGTTAAAGATCCGTCAAAAGCTTTTCTCGCCCGATGTTCGACGAGGCCGCGTCGGCGTAAAGATCGTGTCGCTGGCAACGGGCAAGGTCGTCTTTGAGAGTGATGCCGACAAGTACTTCATTCCCGCGTCAAATATGAAGAATTTCACGATCGCAACGGCGATCGAACGGCTCGGGCCTGATTTCAAATTCATCACCGATATCATCGGCGAAGGCCCTGTCGATCCCGCAGGCACTGTCAAGGGAAACGTACGCATCTACGGACGCGGCGATATCTCGATGTCAACATCATTCGACCCTGCATTCCCTTCAGCGACGAACTATTTCCGTGCTCTCGATATGGTCGCGGATAAGCTGGCCGCCGCCGGCGTTAAGAGGATCGAGGGTGATCTGATCGGCGATGAAAGCTACTTCCGCGGCTTTGCCATTCCGCCGACGTGGGAATGGGACGATCTCGCGGCGTATTACGGTGCAAGCATCTCCGCACTGCCGATGAATGACAATGTGGTAGATGTTTCGATCCGTCCGGGTACAAAAGGCGGGCCGTGCATCGTGTCGATCCTGCCGTCAACACAGCTCGTAAAGATCATCAATAACTGCATTACGGGCAGCAGCGACACTGTTGAGATCAACCGGTTGATCGATCAGAACGTCGTTGAAGTGAACGGCGTGATGACAACGAACGCAAAAGAGAAGAAGGTCGCGATCCCGTTCTCACACATCGCCGACCTTTATATCGAGCTGCTGAAACAACGGCTTGCCGCAAAGGGCATTATCGTAACCGGCCGTGCCTTTTCGGTCAGCTCACCTCCGGCGGTGTGTAACGGCTGTACGAACGCGCCGACTTACCTTCTCGGCAAGGTAGAATCGCCGCCGCTTTCATACATCGCCGCAAAGACGATGAAATCCAGCCAGAATATGTACACCGAGACCATTCTTTGGGCTCTCGGCGAAGAGTCCGGACGTAAGAGCGGCGGTTCGGGGCCAAGTTCGGCTCTCGGGCTCGCGGCAGTAAAAAAATTCCTCACTGAGATCGGCATTCCTGCTGACGCCGTTCTGCAGTACGACGGCAGCGGAATGTCGCGCCACGATCAGATCACACCGTCCTCAGTGATCACGCTCTACACATATATGGCGAAAAGTAGGAATGCTCAGGTATGGCGAAGCAGCCTTGCTGTCGGCGGAGCGGACGGAACATTGCGGAAAAGGTTTGCAGGCACGGCCGCGGCCGGCAACTTCCACGGCAAGACCGGCACGGTCGATCAGGTTTCTGCGCTTTCCGGCTATCTCAAGACCGCAGGCGGCGAGGAGTTGGCAGTGTCGTTCATCGTCAACGGCGTGCCTGACACGCAAAAGCGCATCTCGCTTATCGATTCAATTGTGGTTGACCTTGCGAATTTTGCCGGCAAGGTCGATCAATGA
- the mpl gene encoding UDP-N-acetylmuramate:L-alanyl-gamma-D-glutamyl-meso-diaminopimelate ligase, whose protein sequence is MHYHLIGICGTAMASVAGMLQARGHRVTGSDQNVYPPMSTQLAALGIEIIQGYKAENADLERDVTIVGNTIMRGNPELEEVLNRKLLYRSQAEVVREEFIRGRRSLVIAGTHGKTTTTSLAAWMTEVGGLDPTFLVGGVVQNFGRSFRVTDSDHFVIEGDEYDTAFFDKKPKFMSYLPEIAIINNIEFDHADIYKDLDAVKWQFSRLMNLVPGNGRLICGVDSPVVVEVLDSMRGKLFTNVETFGLGDRAKWQARNIGFSAEGTSFEIYRAGEKWGSFRTKMIGEFNVRNCLAVIIAADAWGISQEKMQEAFDTFESVKRRMEVRGVERGVTVIDDFAHHPTAVDETLKALRQRYADDRLIAVFEPRSRSSRLSVFEDDYKKAFAHADKVIIAGVFNPEDAKRFGSELLDVEKLVADIAATGKEAATFADADAIVEHLAPEMRAGDVVAVMSNGGFGGIHEKLLDVLRR, encoded by the coding sequence ATGCACTATCACCTCATCGGAATTTGCGGCACCGCGATGGCTTCGGTCGCCGGAATGCTGCAGGCACGCGGCCACCGCGTTACAGGTTCGGATCAGAACGTTTATCCGCCTATGTCAACGCAGCTTGCTGCGCTCGGCATAGAGATAATACAGGGCTACAAGGCCGAGAATGCCGACCTCGAACGCGATGTAACGATCGTCGGGAACACCATAATGCGCGGTAATCCCGAACTGGAAGAGGTGTTGAACCGCAAGCTGCTCTATCGTTCGCAGGCTGAGGTCGTGCGCGAGGAATTCATACGCGGCCGACGCTCGCTGGTGATCGCGGGAACGCATGGCAAAACGACAACGACATCACTCGCGGCCTGGATGACCGAGGTCGGCGGGCTTGATCCGACATTTTTGGTCGGCGGCGTGGTTCAGAATTTCGGCCGGAGTTTCAGAGTAACGGACAGCGATCATTTCGTTATTGAAGGTGATGAATACGACACTGCATTCTTTGATAAGAAGCCAAAGTTTATGTCGTATCTGCCGGAGATCGCGATCATAAATAATATCGAATTCGACCACGCCGATATCTACAAGGATCTTGATGCTGTCAAGTGGCAGTTCTCACGGCTGATGAACCTTGTTCCGGGCAACGGCCGCTTGATCTGCGGTGTCGATTCGCCGGTCGTGGTGGAGGTGCTTGATTCGATGCGGGGAAAACTCTTCACGAATGTCGAGACGTTCGGGCTTGGCGACCGTGCAAAATGGCAGGCACGCAACATCGGGTTCTCGGCCGAAGGGACGAGCTTTGAGATCTATCGCGCCGGCGAAAAGTGGGGCAGCTTTCGCACAAAAATGATCGGCGAATTCAACGTCCGCAACTGCCTTGCGGTCATAATTGCCGCTGATGCGTGGGGTATCTCACAAGAAAAGATGCAGGAGGCGTTTGATACCTTCGAGTCGGTAAAACGGCGGATGGAAGTTCGCGGTGTCGAACGCGGCGTTACCGTCATCGACGATTTTGCACATCATCCCACAGCTGTTGACGAGACGCTCAAAGCCCTCCGCCAACGCTATGCGGATGACCGCCTGATAGCTGTTTTCGAGCCGCGTTCTCGTTCATCGCGCCTTTCAGTTTTTGAGGATGACTATAAAAAAGCGTTCGCTCACGCCGACAAAGTGATAATCGCCGGCGTTTTCAATCCTGAGGATGCAAAGCGCTTCGGCAGTGAACTCCTCGATGTAGAAAAGCTTGTCGCAGACATTGCCGCGACCGGAAAAGAGGCTGCGACCTTCGCGGACGCTGATGCGATCGTCGAACATCTGGCGCCTGAAATGCGCGCCGGCGATGTGGTCGCCGTGATGTCGAACGGCGGCTTCGGCGGCATCCATGAAAAGCTGCTCGACGTACTGCGGCGTTAG